Below is a window of Fibrobacter sp. UWB11 DNA.
TGCCAGGTCCGCAAGGGCAATGCCGAAAAGGATCAGGTCTACAAGCTTGAACTCGTGATGGAACAGGCTCACATCAGCGCCAAGGATCGCAAGGTCGCTGTTGCTGCAGTCGCAAAGGCCGAAGAAACGAATGGTCCGGCTGTTGCAATCGAATTGAACGACGGTACCATCATTACGGGCAAGACCTCTTCGCTTTTGGGCGCATCCTCAGCTGCATTGCTCGATGCTCTCAAGCATTTGGCTGGCATCCCGGACGAAGTTCGTTTGCTCTCTCCGATGGTGATTGAGCCGATTCAGAACCTCAAGACAAAGCAGCTCGGTCACAAGAACCCGCGCTTGCACATGGATGAAGTTTTGGTCGCTCTCTCCGTTTGCGCTCTCACGGATTACAACGCGAAGATTGCTCTCGAAAAGCTCCCGGAACTCCGCCATTGCGAAGTCCACTCTAGCGTGATCCTCTCGCAGGTTGATGTTGGTGTGTTCCGCCGCCTCGGTGTGAATCTGACATCGGAACCGAATTATCAGACGAGCAAACTCTATCACGGGTAACAAAAATCGTCTAAGCTTCGCATAGCTGCGTTCTCGCCCCTCTCGTCGTACTATTTGTACGGCTTCGGGGTCTGCGGCCTGGCTCTGCTCGCTTATCCGATTTTTTTGCAGTCATCCCGGATTTATTCCGGGATCGGCATACACGGTTCAAATAGCAGATACTTTTAGAAAAAGATTATCGAGAAATCGGTAGTCTTTTTCTTTTTGTTTGTATATTTAAAAAGTGATTTGATTATAAGGATGGGCTTTGAATGGCTGATGATAAAGTTTATGATGATGTTGAAGTTCACGATATGAATGATTTGCATCGTGATAGACGGACTGTGAAACCGGGGGATGAACAGAATGGTTCTCCTGTTGTCTGGAAAGCACTTTCTGTAGTTATCGCAATGCTTGCTGTTCTTTACGACTTGTCTCCGGTTGATGCTGTGCCGGATGCTGTTCCTGTTTTTGGTTGGCTAGATGATGTCGGGTTTACGTTGATGGCTGCTCTCAATGCTTACCAGCATTTTTCAAAAGACCAGTCTTCAATGTGGGTTCGCATGGCTAAATACGTCAAGTGGATGATGGTGGCTTTAATTGTTCTTGCCGGAGTTGCTGTTGGCGGGCTTGTTGCAGCCATTATCGCTCTTGTGGTGCGTTAAGTTTACTGCTTTGCTGTTATTTTTGAGGGCCGTTCTTGGACCCTCTTTTTTTAACAAAAGAATAACTTATATTTAATTCAAATGTATGGGGAGGAGATGCTTATGAAAATGTTTGCAAAGTTTGTGCCGTTTATGCTTGTGACAGCTATGTCTGTCTTTACCGCCTGTGGTGGCGATTCTGGCAGCAATGCTGATTCAGAAGAACCGGTGTCCAGCAGCAGTAAAAAGGACAGCTCGAAATCTAGCAGTAGCACGGCGAAGTCCTCTTCAAGTGCAAAGTCCTCGTCTGCGGACGATTGGGATGATGACGAAGAAATGTGCTTGCCACCAACGATATTTGGCTTGGCGGGTGAAGAGGGGTGTTCCGATCCGAGTATTTTGAGTTCCGTAAAGCCCGCTAAGCAGTGCAAAACGGAAAAGGATGATAAGTGCGAATACGGCACGATGACCGACCCTCGTGATGGCAAAAAGTACAAGACGGTTGTCATTGGTGAACAGACTTGGATGGTGGATGACCTGAATTACGAAATGGAAGGTTACAAAAAGGGCCGTTATAAGCAAACCGCTGCGATGCATGCTTGCCCTTACGGTTGGCATTTGCCGAGTGAATGCGAATACATGATTTTGATGGAGGCCATTGGAGGGTCTGACGTTGCGAGTAAAATGCTAAAGTCTAC
It encodes the following:
- a CDS encoding DUF1232 domain-containing protein, with amino-acid sequence MADDKVYDDVEVHDMNDLHRDRRTVKPGDEQNGSPVVWKALSVVIAMLAVLYDLSPVDAVPDAVPVFGWLDDVGFTLMAALNAYQHFSKDQSSMWVRMAKYVKWMMVALIVLAGVAVGGLVAAIIALVVR